Proteins encoded together in one Bactrocera neohumeralis isolate Rockhampton unplaced genomic scaffold, APGP_CSIRO_Bneo_wtdbg2-racon-allhic-juicebox.fasta_v2 cluster11, whole genome shotgun sequence window:
- the LOC126765695 gene encoding putative nuclease HARBI1: MLIAKALALRSQINILLIDNSSRELLECLTSQHHALTKEIAEFKKQYLIVLDLIKGLGMPINSCWTKQRKNQFWEHDCQRNGCAFFKENFRMNRSSFDKLCDILRPLQKMDTNCRKAIPIEKRVAITLFALGSSAEYRSIANMFGVGKSTVCEILLEFCTEIWRLLQPSCFKMLPLNRENITELVTGFEVIGFPQCLGAIDGCHIEIHPSSDEAVDYYNYKGWYSTVLMALVDAKYRYTYINVGSPGRCNDSQIYETSSLKKEMDSCSLLSEMSREISGVNVPVFIIGDSAFRFSKQLMKPYPFSVNQNNGEKVFNYALSKTRRVVENAFGHLKARFRRIGKGIDNSVRNANSIIKACCVLHNFLNDNNDTLNAKWLRALEELETRRQNPCDIS; this comes from the exons ATGTTAATTGCGAAAGCATTGGCTTTGAGAAGCCAAATAAATATCCTGCTCATCGACAATTCTTCAAGAGAACTATTGGAATGTCTTACTTCTCAGCACCATGCCTTGACAAAAGAGATAGCCGAGTTTAAGAAACAATATCTAATCGTATTAGATTTAATAAAGGGCCTTGGGATGCCGATTAATTCATGTTGGACAAAA CAACGTAAGAATCAGTTTTGGGAACACGATTGCCAACGAAACGGTTGTGCTTTTTTTAAAGAGAACTTTCGCATGAACCGAAGTTCCTTTGATAAATTATGTGACATCCTCCGCCCGTTACAAAAAATGGATACAAATTGCCGAAAAGCTATTCCTATCGAGAAAAGAGTGGCTATAACATTATTTGCTTTAGGGTCATCTGCAGAGTATCGTAGTATCGCCAACATGTTCGGTGTAGGAAAATCTACGGTTTGCGAAATTTTACTGGAATTTTGCACCGAAATCTGGAGATTACTGCAGCCATCCTGTTTTAAAATGTTGCCTTTAAACAGAGAAAATATAACCGAATTGGTGACTGGTTTCGAGGTAATTGGATTTCCACAATGCTTAGGAGCAATTG ACGGATGCCACATTGAGATTCATCCATCATCTGACGAAGCTgttgattattataattataaaggaTGGTATTCCACCGTTTTAATGGCATTAGTTGATGCTAA aTACCGTTATACTTACATAAACGTAGGAAGTCCCGGGCGATGTAATGACTCTCAAATTTATGAGACGTCATCacttaaaaaagaaatggaTAGTTGTTCTTTACTAAGCGAAATGTCTAGAGAAATTTCAGGCGTAAATGTgccagtattcattattggggATTCAGCTTTTCGATTTAGCAAACAACTAATGAAACCGTATCCATTTAGCgtaaatcaaaataatggtGAGAAGGTATTCAACTACGCTCTTTCGAAAACACGTAGAGTTGTCGAAAATGCTTTTGGACACCTCAAGGCCCGCTTTCGACGCATCGGAAAAGGAATTGACAACTCTGTACGGAATGCCAACTCCATAATAAAAGCATGTTGCGtccttcacaattttttaaatgataacaACGACACGCTAAACGCTAAATGGTTACGCGCTTTGGAAGAGTTGGAGACTAGACGCCAGAATCCGTGTGATATTTCATAA
- the LOC126765735 gene encoding inactive protein tyrosine kinase pTKL-like: protein MEKQKYKKRSCWSDRAEALLIELWRNKVSAFRGPKKNSHIVEEMAMEMQQQGVHFTASEIKSKMHNLSQRYRKEKTAVGSTGGSPSQWPLYEKMRAVLLPYVSYNAENLVEESFQSSTNSEPLQISVETAASSTFVAASPLSSPVCLPSPSAMPMSPSDTSSVPVPSPEPSDAINKKRNNFQTIILKKFDHIEKQLEKANQQSLEISNEIRDLSKKMVENDNKKTEMMEQFIKDSKETNKRLLQFLNK, encoded by the exons atggaaaaacaaaagtacaaaaaaagaaGTTGTTGGAGTGATAGGGCAGAAGCCCTATTAATTGAATTGTGGCGGAACAAAGTAAGTGCTTTTCGCGGACCCAAGAAGAACAGCCATATAGTGGAGGAAATGGCAATGGAGATGCAGCAACAAGGTGTGCATTTCACGGCGAGTGAAATAAAGTCGAAAATGCACAACCTTTCACAGAGATATAg GAAAGAGAAGACAGCAGTCGGGTCAACTGGCGGTTCTCCCTCGCAGTGGCCACTTTACGAGAAAATGAGAGCCGTACTGTTGCCGTACGTCAGCTACAATGCCGAGAACTTAGTGGAGGAAAGTTTTCAAA gttCTACTAACTCTGAACCACTCCAAATTTCGGTGGAAACGGCTGCGTCTTCTACATTTGTTGCTGCATCTCCATTGTCATCACCGGTTTGCCTACCATCGCCCTCAGCTATGCCGATGTCGCCAAGCGATACTTCTTCGGTACCAGTACCGTCTCCCGAGCCGAGTGATGCtatcaataaaaaaaggaataattttcaaaccataattttaaaaaaatttgaccaCATAGAAAAGCAGCTCGAAAAAGCAAATCAGCAATCCCTTGAAATCAGCAACGAAATAAGGGACTTGtcaaaaaaaatggttgaaaatgataacaaaaaaacagaaatgatggaacaatttataaaagatagtaaagaaacaaataaaagattgcttcaatttctaaataaataa